A region from the Hylaeus volcanicus isolate JK05 chromosome 6, UHH_iyHylVolc1.0_haploid, whole genome shotgun sequence genome encodes:
- the LOC128878361 gene encoding uncharacterized protein LOC128878361 isoform X1: MSKSSCWARGNWEHLLPAFVCMFRDNRNWVEKLRVRSGRSIFLSDLEAIICCDTFSILKAIFTETFCLFNKHESIFATMSGKLQENNMQWDSSTDEDTTYECRYNMRLRDSLKNNQQSIISQNETISEPRKRGRGCSKRPCLNKNALMARENRQKKKAYLEKVESMLSFYQKENKNLTDVIRKQSIDIKRLTGEVDYLRNVLKNNTNISLLLKTINNGLRKINTLQKNSFHPHHVSQCSNESETQCKCTCYTDSKEKVLHPQNSNIFINNVNNDTLTKHSISESQSSKSYVNNKNQIICKNHNIDKIFPLSLDSDHTYAISETSIADVKNSLNDKETINTITSTTDLFSGDTYVNDENEFDCLLPVTQGDLSNVDEKKDNDPIGIDFDQLSSFNMDIFEDLPKCDEMMDSVESLNDTSNLFTEEETSHSPDNTGICLHVNSDKVSLEFCSICHLNSKNSRLN, encoded by the coding sequence ATGAGTAAAAGTTCATGCTGGGCAAGAGGAAATTGGGAGCACTTACTGCCTGCTTTCGTATGCATGTTTCGGGATAATCGTAATTGGGTGGAAAAATTGCGTGTTAGAAGTGGaagatcaatttttttgtCTGATCTTGAAGCTATAATTTGCTGCgatacattttccattttgaaAGCTATATTCACGGAAACATTTTGCCTGTTCAACAAACACGAGTCGATATTTGCAACAATGTCGGgaaaattgcaagaaaataatatgcagTGGGACAGCTCGACAGATGAGGATACTACATACGAATGCAGGTACAATATGCGGCTGAGAGATTCACTGAAGAACAACCAACAGTCTATTATATCACAAAATGAGACCATTTCGGAACCAAGAAAGAGAGGCAGAGGGTGTTCTAAGAGACCCTGcttgaataaaaatgcttTGATGGCTCGAGAAAATAGACAGAAGAAGAAAGCATATCTCGAAAAGGTAGAAAGTATGCTATCTTTctatcaaaaagaaaataagaactTGACTGATGTTATAAGAAAACAGAGTATCGACATCAAACGGTTAACTGGAGAAGTTGACTATCTCAGGAAtgtcttaaaaaataatactaatatttcTCTGTTActtaaaactattaataatgGTCTCCGTAAAATCAACACGTTACAAAAGAATTCATTCCACCCACATCACGTTTCTCAGTGTTCAAACGAGTCGGAAACACAGTGTAAATGTACATGTTACACCGACTCGAAGGAGAAAGTATTACATCCTCAGAATagtaacatatttattaacaatgtCAATAATGATACATTGACCAAGCATAGTATATCTGAAAGTCAAAGCAGCAAATCTTATGTAAACAACAAGaatcaaattatttgtaaGAATCACAATATCGATAAGATTTTTCCATTGTCTTTAGATTCTGATCACACTTATGCTATTTCTGAAACTTCTATAGCTGATGTCAAGAATAGTTTGAATGACAAGGAAACAATCAACACTATAACTTCAACTACGGATTTGTTTTCGGGAGATACTTATGTGAATGACGAGAACGAATTTGACTGTCTACTGCCAGTTACCCAAGGAGATTTATCCAACGTAGATGAGAAAAAGGATAATGACCCCATTGGTATTGACTTTGATCAGTTGTCTTCATTCAATATGGATATATTCGAAGACCTTCCTAAATGCGATGAGATGATGGACAGTGTGGAGAGTCTAAATGATACATCAAATCTTTTCACGGAAGAAGAAACATCCCACAGTCCAGATAATACTGGAATCTGTCTTCATGTTAATTCTGATAAAGTATCTCTAGAATTTTGTTCCATTTGTcatttaaatagtaaaaacTCAAGATTAAATTGA
- the LOC128878361 gene encoding uncharacterized protein LOC128878361 isoform X2 has translation MSKSSCWARGNWEHLLPAFVCMFRDNRNWVEKLRVRSGRSIFLSDLEAIICCDTFSILKAIFTETFCLFNKHESIFATMSGKLQENNMQWDSSTDEDTTYECRYNMRLRDSLKNNQQSIISQNETISEPRKRGRGCSKRPCLNKNALMARENRQKKKAYLEKVESMLSFYQKENKNLTDVIRKQSIDIKRLTGEVDYLRNVLKNNTNISLLLKTINNGLRKINTLQKNSFHPHHVSQCSNESETQCKCTCYTDSKEKVLHPQNSNIFINNVNNDTLTKHSISESQSSKSYVNNKNQIISDVKNSLNDKETINTITSTTDLFSGDTYVNDENEFDCLLPVTQGDLSNVDEKKDNDPIGIDFDQLSSFNMDIFEDLPKCDEMMDSVESLNDTSNLFTEEETSHSPDNTGICLHVNSDKVSLEFCSICHLNSKNSRLN, from the exons ATGAGTAAAAGTTCATGCTGGGCAAGAGGAAATTGGGAGCACTTACTGCCTGCTTTCGTATGCATGTTTCGGGATAATCGTAATTGGGTGGAAAAATTGCGTGTTAGAAGTGGaagatcaatttttttgtCTGATCTTGAAGCTATAATTTGCTGCgatacattttccattttgaaAGCTATATTCACGGAAACATTTTGCCTGTTCAACAAACACGAGTCGATATTTGCAACAATGTCGGgaaaattgcaagaaaataatatgcagTGGGACAGCTCGACAGATGAGGATACTACATACGAATGCAGGTACAATATGCGGCTGAGAGATTCACTGAAGAACAACCAACAGTCTATTATATCACAAAATGAGACCATTTCGGAACCAAGAAAGAGAGGCAGAGGGTGTTCTAAGAGACCCTGcttgaataaaaatgcttTGATGGCTCGAGAAAATAGACAGAAGAAGAAAGCATATCTCGAAAAGGTAGAAAGTATGCTATCTTTctatcaaaaagaaaataagaactTGACTGATGTTATAAGAAAACAGAGTATCGACATCAAACGGTTAACTGGAGAAGTTGACTATCTCAGGAAtgtcttaaaaaataatactaatatttcTCTGTTActtaaaactattaataatgGTCTCCGTAAAATCAACACGTTACAAAAGAATTCATTCCACCCACATCACGTTTCTCAGTGTTCAAACGAGTCGGAAACACAGTGTAAATGTACATGTTACACCGACTCGAAGGAGAAAGTATTACATCCTCAGAATagtaacatatttattaacaatgtCAATAATGATACATTGACCAAGCATAGTATATCTGAAAGTCAAAGCAGCAAATCTTATGTAAACAACAAGaatcaaattattt CTGATGTCAAGAATAGTTTGAATGACAAGGAAACAATCAACACTATAACTTCAACTACGGATTTGTTTTCGGGAGATACTTATGTGAATGACGAGAACGAATTTGACTGTCTACTGCCAGTTACCCAAGGAGATTTATCCAACGTAGATGAGAAAAAGGATAATGACCCCATTGGTATTGACTTTGATCAGTTGTCTTCATTCAATATGGATATATTCGAAGACCTTCCTAAATGCGATGAGATGATGGACAGTGTGGAGAGTCTAAATGATACATCAAATCTTTTCACGGAAGAAGAAACATCCCACAGTCCAGATAATACTGGAATCTGTCTTCATGTTAATTCTGATAAAGTATCTCTAGAATTTTGTTCCATTTGTcatttaaatagtaaaaacTCAAGATTAAATTGA